One Vicia villosa cultivar HV-30 ecotype Madison, WI linkage group LG5, Vvil1.0, whole genome shotgun sequence genomic window, CACGAACTCTGGATTACTAGGGCCCCATTCCCCTAGGAACCAGGGcgcataaagcaaaaaaaaaatagtattataAGATGTGAGGGAAGAAGAATGTGTTAATCTGCATTAGTTTATCAAATTTCCGCCATGGCGGATATCAATGGCGGTTTCTGGGCTGGTCGCAATGCTAAATATCGGCCGATATTACTAGTTTTTCCGCCATTATCTGCTATGAGAGCAGTGTTATCTAATAGCGGCGCCATGGCCGTTATGGCTGATATGCTTGTAAGTTTTTGGGCTCgccgcaatggtaaatatcgGCCAATATTGATTTCATAAAGCTGCCAGTATGGTGGGTTTTTGGCTCTCTGTCATCCGCCATCGATAGCACCAATCTGCGGTAATTTCACTTTCTACCTAATGATTAAGCACTAATGGTATGAGTCACAGGTTGTACTTGATTTCATTGAATATTAAAATGCTTTCTAACTGTGTAACTTCTTCACATTAAGGCAGATCTGCTAGTGAAGTACGGAGGTGTTGCTCCGAAAATGGCAGAAGAAGCTCACTCACAAGTCATAGACCAGGTACATTATTCCCATCCTGTTTTCAATACATTCCAGCATGTGCACATCCTTTATACATCAAGGAAGACAATTTTTGTCCTAACTCCAAAGTATTACTTTGTCGCATACTAATCTAATTATTCGAACTTCAAAACTTTCTTTGATATATATTCCACTGTTTTAAAAACCCATGCATCTTACCAGGTGCTTCTCTTAGTTGCTGGTCCAATTCTTTCAAACAGAGCCTACTAGAATATTAGTAACTTTTGAGTTACTTTGGGGCCCTAGGATGATGTTTTTAGAGTACCACCACCAGGTTCTCAAAACTGATTTCTATTAGGGCTTCCTATACCTTTTACTATCTCATTATGTTTTCCCTCCCTTTTATTGAATTTTTGACAAGCACATAACCTTTTTACTTTTCATTATAGGTTGTGCAAGAAGCCCTTGATAAGGCTTATATGACTGAGAAGGATCTCACCGCTGTTGCTGTCACTATTGGTCCCGGTTTAAGTCTTTGTCTTCGTGGTAATACACTTGCTTAAGAAAACCTTAAAAATAGGCTTACATAAATTAGACAGAATGCATTCAGTGAGTGAGTACCCATCATCTTTCCAACTACTATAAGTTTTGAAAAGAATATTGAACATATTAACAAGAAACTATAATTTTAATCTTTACATTTAAACGTTAGCACCCATATTTCCCAATGACATATTAATCACTGTCAATATTTCCAACACGCGATATCATTTAATTTCAATATATTACATTGCATTCCCATGTGTTTCATGAAATAAGCAATAACATGAATGTGAGAGTCGGGAAGTTAATTGTGaagaaattatttataatataaatgcCGCTTGatgatattcattaattaaacTTTTCTGGTTGAAATATCAACAAAATGAAGTTTTACCTTTGCAATTCTCCAAATACGCCTCTTATACTATAGAACCATAGCCATTATTTAGCTGGTAAAAATACCATGCAGTAGTGCCAGTTCTTGCATGGTAGTTGACAGGAATTTTGTCTGTTTTCTTTTCTTCCTCATTTTATTGGGTGCTCTCATTTTGCAATATTGTTAGTTGAccaaagaagaaaatgaaaaaagaacTTCTGAAAAGTGAAAGAAAATTTAGAGACAGTTTTAGAAAATCTTGGAGTCAGTATCTATTTTCATACATCAGACTGAGTAACAAGATAACTGCTCTGTCAATAGAGGAAAAGAAAGTTCGTATCAGCTAGACTAAAACTAAGTAACTGATAGTGATGTTAGAGTTCTGATAGAACATAATTATGTTACACAGGTCAGTCATTTAAATCATTTGCACATGTGCCTAATATAGAAGCTTCTAGATGCTGCTGTGTGACCTAAATTTCCCTGCCACAGCACACACATTACACCCTAACATGCATGATGAGTAACTGGATCAATACAAAGATGTCATTAAGTCTAAATATTCAAATTTGATTATTCAGACTTCAAGCTATTGGCATGAATGTGAGTTTCTGACTTAAAGTAGTCATTGGAAGGCATATCTTTCATTTTCTGATCTTCTATATGCTTTAGAGGAATTCTTGCTATTAATTACATTTGTCCATGTCTTGCACATTGCAGTGGGAGTGCAGAAAGCTCGGAGAATTGCTGGGGGCTTCAATTTACCAATTATTGGCATCCATCACATGGAGGCTCATGCTCTAGTGGCTAGGTAAAGCTATTGTGTTTCTGTCCTCTaatgaatatatattattttcctcCTATATGATGAATGCAGAGGCAtgcttaaaatattttaaatggctattatgttcatgtatgttgttATACTTCTAGAATTTTTTACACTTTTTTAGCGCCTTTTATGCTATTTTCGTGAGACATGCATATCTTTTGTTTTAGGTTAATCGAGAAAGATTTGCAGTTTCCATTCATGGCCCTACTTATTTCCGGTAATATTCAAAATTACACCTGTTTTTGGGGTTTAAGTTTTATTAGTCATGCTAGTATTCTTCTTTGAACTTGATctgcttttatttttcttcctggGGTTGTGGATTGTTTCTAGTTCTACTTCTAGTTTATCTTTCAAGGAGTTTGTATTTTGTGGCGTTTGTTGGTAATAGGCTCTGCATAATAGAACTGCCTTTAATTAAGCAAGGACAATTTTGGACAAATTTGAGTTTTGAATTAGTGAAGTTTGTAGCTCGATCCCTCGGCCGTTCTATTCGACAAAAGCAGAACTTGCCCACCCACGAAGGTATGTCTTGGTATGAACATAGCCATCACGAAAACAAAAGGCTGATTTCCGCTCACACTTACGAGCGAAATCTTAGCCCGACGGGGATACCTCTACCTAGCTCCGCCGTGGCAGTACTCGCCTGGCAGAACACGCAGCTCGCGATGGGAGCGTTCGCACCGGAGCACGAGACTCTGACTGCGGTCTCACCTTTTTGATCATGTGGTTAAGTACTTTTGGTCAAGTAACATCCTGTTAAGTTTGATGACCTGTATATAGGAGTAGGAATTGGCTAGGTCAGACAAATATTTCAAGGTCCAAGCCTTGCTTGCTACctattatatgtttttatttggtCTGGCCTAGCCTTTTTGAAGGTGAGGTCTGCTTTGGTAACCTACTAGTCTGCCAGGTAAAATATGTAAGTTGAACCAAATATTATAAAATCTAAGTctaatttgttttataaaaacAGATTATTTTTAGGGTATAACTTaacctttttaaaagtctatttgaCATGATAATCTTATTTAGACGACTTGGAGTGGACCGCAATGAAGGTAGAAATTCCAACAATCCATTTTGCAATAAGACctttcaaataataaataaagggCTAAATTACCTCCAagatcctttaagttatttaattataacaagttagtcctttatgttttttttgctacatgtgagtcctttatgttaactaacgCCGACACCGTTGACCTTTTTTCCAAGCTCCTTTTCAAAAAAGCTGAAGTGACACTAATATGTCACTTAACATAGGTCAAAGACCATAATTGGATCacataataaaattttcaaaattttttagtgcataaaagtatttttaaactaattaaaatgcacacaaaagaaaaaatcaaagaaaaatagtaaaatagaaaagaaaattctcataaaattacagtgtaaaatgagaagaaatatttttatgaattttttcataatttttggactaaaaaaggatttaatatgaattttagaagttaaaataaaattaatagaacAAAATAAAGCAGAAAAAAGTTCAACGCTGCAGacgttagttaacataaaggaTACACATGTAGCGAAAAAAACATAAAGGACtaacttgttacaattaaataatttaaaggaCCCTGGAGGTAAATCTCTATATAAATTATATGTTATATAGGTTAGTTTGCTTAAATTATTGAAATGGTCAAAAAGCATACGGGTTTAAGACAGTGTACAAGGTATAAACATTTAACAATGACGACATAAAtatcaacaacaaaaattattctttatatttatttaaataggctgaCTTGGCAGGCCTCACAGACTTTTTGGATGGTCGAAAACTTATTTTAAAAAGTCTTTTGACCTGACTTATTTAACTGATAAATTTGGCTTTGTCTGGACTTGATATAGGCTTGGTCGTAAGCCCTTATCTGATCAATTCCTTATACTTCACATCCTTAACTTTTTCATACAAAGGAATATGACTTTTCACTAATGACCTTCATTTCCCATCAATAATTTACATTCTCCCAAAGTTGGACACATAATTTCACATCGAAGTCAAATGTTAAGATATTTTGCTTATTTTTATACGTAGAGATGGTTTTTGAAGTACAATTTCTGAGCAGTCCAGTTTGTTGCAAACCTGTGATTTGACAGGAATTGTTCAGTATGTTTTTTAGGCATTGGTACACTTGGTTATCTTGCACGAGGAGATGACTGATATTGTTTCTATAGGTGGACACAATCTACTCATTCTTGCACGGGATCTTGGGCAGTACATACAACTTGGAACTACAATAGATGATGCTATTGGTGAGGCTTATGACAAGTCAGCCAAATGGCTTGGACTTGACATGAGTAGAAGTGGTGGTCCTGCTATAGAGGAGCTTGCTAGGGAGGGCAATGATAAATCAGTTAATTTTTCTGTAAGTTGTACGATATTATATTCCTCTCTCTTCCTCCGTGCTATTGGTTGTTGCCTTGCATTGCATATATGTTCTTTCCTGACATTACAATGGCCGTTGTTGCGCTTCTAGTGGAGATTAAAATTTATTACTATGTTTGCTCTAGATTCCAATGAAGCAGCATAAAGATTGCAACTTCTCCTATGCTGGTTTAAAAACCCAAGTAAGGCTGGCAATTGAGTCCAAAAAGATGTACGTCaatattttaagttaataaaTTTGCTATTTATTAGTAAACCTATATATAATGAGGGGTAAATGCTATAACCTGATGGGTTATCTGCCATTTATCTTATCACATGTGCTTTGTTTAATGCAGTTCTTAACAGTACAAGTTTAAtctaaaaacctttttttattgAAGAAGTGATTGATTTGCACAATTCTTTTAACAGTACCCTTTTTTCTCAAGTAGTCAGATTACTTTTGTGTTTGGCAAATATTGTGATGTTGAAATAAATAGTGCAGGTATCTTTTATTTTCACTATTACGTGCTTATAAGTATATGAGCTATTTGCAGCGATGCCAAAATTCCTATTTCTTCGGCAAGTTATGAAGATCGAATGTCACGGGCAGATATTGCTGCTTCCTTTCAGGTTAGTTATACTTTTGTAGGTTTTGTAGATTATGAGAGAATCTCTCCCTTTAAAGTTTATTAACAAAGTTTAGCATTTCCCTGCTCTAGCTCTTCACCTTTAATGCATATCTTTTAATATGTCTTATTTACTCTGTTTTCAATATGTCGAGCAGCGAATTGCAGTGTTACATCTCGAGGAAAGGTGTGAACGAGCAATACAATGGGCATTGAAGATGGAGCCTTCTATAAGACACTTGGTAGTTTGAAATCTAAAATGCCGGCTTTGTGAAATAACTTCAATGCTTCTCCTTACTATTAATTTACATTGAAGTAATTGTATGTCATTCTACATCTTGTCTGTTGCAGGTTATCTCAGGCGGTGTTGCATCAAATCAATATGTTAGGGCTCGGCTAGATACGGTTGTGAAGAAGAATGGCCTACAACTTGTATGCCCTCCTCCCCGGCTTTGTACCGACAACGGTAATCATGTTTTCTTTTGTTTACTTCATAGAAAAGGAAGATTGTAGCTGGCATTTGGCAGCCAATATAAGACCttgtttaatttttgttatattaaaGCTAATATTTTACCCGATTGTTTTTGAACTGAATAGGTGTAATGATTGCTTGGACTGGTATTGAGCACTTTCGCGTGGGAAGATATGACCCTCCACCTCCTGCAGAAGATCCAGAAGACTTTTTTGTGCGTTTTCTGAACATTGATAAAATATATGAACTAAAAGCAATTTTATATCAGATGAATTTACTTTCCTATTATGATTTCTCTAGATGCATAGAATGataaatataattttcaaaagagACATACGGTACAAAATTCAGATGACTTTAGTGGTACATGTTATTGCTGAAAATTTCTTCATGGTTAACTTGAACTGCACATCTATCAATTTGTTTAGACTACATAAATTCAACCTGTGCTGCAtattatgttcatatttcatcaatctcttattgattttatttaacaTTGGCTTATTTTCAGTATGATGTACGCCCAAGATGGCCGCTGGGGGAAGAATATGCTGAAGGAAGAAGTGAATCTCGCTTCTTAAGATCGGCACGCATCCATCCTTCTCTTACATCTCTTATTAAAGCATCATTGGAGCAGTGATATTGCATGATCTCTCGGGTTGCTTCAGCCTCTTCAAGTCCCTTCACATATGCATGTTGCCAAATTTGATTATTTGGCTGGAGAAACTGGCCATTTGAATCAAACAGTCTCATCAGAAAACCCAGCTAAACAATGTCACATCTAGGAAAACCACATAGTTGTGATTGGAAGAGGTGAAAATTGATTACTGCaataaataaaattgtataaCTTAGAAGGGAAAAAATAGGAAATATTCTACATTTGTGCCTGATTCTTTAGGAAATTTATAACAAATGAGACTTGAAATTTATACTAAAAGGACTTGTGTTTGTTTACTTATGTTTAAGGTCTATACCGATGTTGGTAAAAAAAgaacattattaaaaaaattacattaaactTAATTAATTCGAGTCTAACCATAAGGATAAAGTTTTCTCAATTTCTACGTATTGTGACAGCAATACTAGGATAATGctggtgtaaataaattgttatttAATGTAATTCTTTTTGTAGCCACCCTTCCTTATTCTAGATGGTGAGGTAGCATTCTCTTCTCTGACATAGGATTTCTATCATTTTGGGATGAAATGATTAGGATACATCTGGCATAGTACATTAAAAGGGCATTTAACTTGCCACCTTCAATTTAAATCTCTCACCCCCACAAACTCAATGAATTGACAGAGAATCCTTTTGTGGTATAATGAATAACAATTAATTTGCAATCAAAGCCCTAATTCTCTATCAAATTTTCTGTTCTTTATTTCATTCAATTTCAACGAATTGCATTCTAAAGTTTCTATGGTTCATAAATTGTTTCTTGGTTATTATCAGTTTCATCCCTAATAATTCAAATTTATCTTTTTTCCTAACAAATGGTATCATCTTGAAAATCTGCCATGACCACCACAAACTCTCAAACACTCGTAGATATGTAGAAGATGGACGAGCATCATGATATTCTTTAAACTCGCCTTGAGCAGCTTAGCATTTAGGTGGGCACCAGAATGGAAGATATACATACCATGTTACAAGCTTAATCAACTTACAATTTCAACGACTCACCTCACGGTGGCACGTCGGGTTAGAACACTCCCACAACTCCTTATTCTACTCGAATCTCAAAAGTCGAGTTTCCTCGTTTTGACAGAAAGAATGTACGAAACTGGTTGTACAAATGCGACCAATTTTTATTGAGATGGCTGAATGCAGGACTAAGTGACTGTGCATGTTCTGGGGCAAACCGTTTACCCCAGGCCATCAACTCAAACACAGAAAAACACAAGTCATGattatggaggttgaagatgaagaccaGACAGTAGAACATGGTGATATCGCAAGCCCTACTGTGGAAAATAGGGCACCTATCAACCTTGATAGTCCtcaattgtcactctaagcttttattGGGATTTCAAACTATCAAACCATTAGAATTGCTAGCTTACATGACAAGAAAATGTTGCAAATACTCATAATTTCTTGGGGAAGTTGCCAAGAAATTAGGATGCAAGCTTGATGTCATTCCTCCTTTATCGGTCACGGGTGGTGGGAGTCATCAATTAGAAGCTGCCTTTGTTTGTAAAATTTTTTACTTGGGTTATGCAACAAACAAAATCCATGGCTGATGTTATTGTGTTACCACTGATATGTTGTGACTTAACACTAGGCATATAGTTACTCAAATCTTTAGGGCTACTACTATGGGACTTTGAGAAACTCAGGATGGAATTCACTTCCCAAGGCAGAAAATTCACACTTAGAGGAGCTAAGGTCTCAAGGTTATCAACAACAAAACGTTTGCATATGCTCTTCAACATAATGAATCAGGTTCGACTTTTGGCCCTACATGCCAATTTCTAAACATAATTGATAAACCTATTCAATCTAAGGAATTTTCTACATTATTACATGATTATTCATATGTCTTTGAAGAACCCCATACATTGCCACCTACTAGACCAAGTTTTGATCATGTCATTTCTCTTAGTGAGTGAGCTGAATCGTTGAACCTTCGACCTTATAGATACTCTAGTGTGCAGAAAATAATCATCGACAATTTGGTTAATGATATGTTGGCCAAAGGTATTATATAATACAATAATAGTCCCTTTACATCACCAACATTCTTATTTAGAAAAAAATGAAACTTGGAGACTATGGGTGGACTATAGAAAACTCAACGAAGTTACAATTAAGAATAGATTTCCTATACCTTTAATTAAAGACTTAATGGATGAACTTGGTGCTAATTCCAATTTCTCTAAGTTAAACCTTTAATTAAAGACTTCAGTTCCTAAAAATTCCTGGGCGAGAGTTGAACTTAGAAGATGAGGCAAGCTGCTCATTGTTAGTGATCCAGCTTTGAAGGAAGCAATTTTGTAGTGGTTACATGATTCGATTTTAGGAGGTGATCAGTAAATTTTGATGCACACTCTTCTTCTATTATACTTAGGCAACtatgtaatttattttattttttttactattttagtgtgtttttatatttaaatttatctctacctttattttattttcgtaCCTTATTTTCAGCTTGAATTGCTAATTGATATTTTCTTACTGTGCAGACCATAACTTGAGTTACGGAAATTGAATTGATGCATTCTGATATGCattggaaagctaagagaaagagctataaGTTTTGTGTTTAATCTAAAAGCCGATTCAGAGTGTAGAAGGGTCGAATAATACAATTTAGTTCAAGACTTAATAAATATTTAGTTTTCAGACCAGTTTTGTTTAGTTTTCGGATCAGATGCTTTTAGGCCCGATTTCTCTAGTAACATAAAAACCAAAATCTCAGCTATGTTCACCATTTTGCATTCACGAAAATTAGAGGCTACTATACGAATTATATGGAGAACTAGATTTCACACTATAATTCGTATAGTAGCCTCTAATATTTGTTGATATGCTATAGTCAATTTTTgccgatactttgaggttctataattttcaatcaaattttttttccCTTTCAATATTATGATATATGTCTTGTATGCTTTATTCAAGTCCTATAGAATATGTATTGATTAATTTCGATTGATTTACGCTTACTAATCTTCATCAAGTGTCATCATAACTTTTATGTTAATTTGTGCAAATCTTtatattgtttgcttaattcggaaaatAGGTGTGTAAATCGCATAGTGCCAATTACACTTATTGATTGGTTCTATATTTGAAAAAGGATTAGAATCCACTTAGGGCATGAAAAATATACTAATTAATGATAAGTTGGGAAGCCAAAATAGTAGATCAGTCTGTTTATCATATTCGTAATCAGTTTATATTAATCAGTAGCATTGTAAAAAATCAAAACTCCCCCAATCATTTTTAATCGGTTGAGATAATTCAAGATTTCTTGCGATACCACTCGAGTGTCGCTACCCTAAATTATTACTCGTTTTTTACCTGTGTGCGATAACGGATTAGAGGTCACTCTGAAAGAGATATTAAATCATATAGTACCAAAAACTTGTTCTATTGGAAAGGAATGCACAAGGATATTCAAACATATGTGAAACACTGTGGTACTTGCCAGCAAAACAAACTTGATTTGGCTGTTTATCTCGACCTTCTTCAGCCCCTGCCGATACCCCAGAAAATATGGGCTGATATTATCCTTGACTTTAGGTTTACCATCTTCTAAAGGTAAATAAGTCATCTTGGTAGTGGTAGACCGCCTGAGCAAAATATGCATAATTTCTACTAATATCTCGTCCCTACAGAACTGTGGATGTAGCTCAGGTTTTTCTATATAATGTATTAGACTGCATGCATATTGCCTGAAACCATCACAAGTGATAGAGATCCTATCTTTATCAACACTTTTGAAATGAATTTTTCAAACTACAAGCATTAAATAAATCCACGGCCTACCATCCTTAGTCAGATGGCCAAGCTGAAATGGTCAACAAATATTTAGAAACATACTTAAGATGCATGTGTATGGGTACACCCTCCCAATATATCAAATTTAGATTCACATTTACATTGTCAATCAATAAGGAACATGTATCCCCCCAAATTATactttcatttttaaaatattgacaTGATAGGacaaatataaaattttcaattgGTTGTATATGTCATGTTCACTTTTCTTTAAAACTCTATATTACTCATATAGtaaataataatgttaaataaTATGAATATTCTACAACCATATCATATAATTAACTGTTCACTTATTTAATCACAtcataatataaaaatgacattcaaatattgtggaaactaaaatcttaaaattatattaaaataaagaactttatttttaaaacaagagtagacaaaaaatgaaaatagagaCTAGAGACTACATTTAAGTAACAAAATTAAAGGAAATTTATTATTGCATCTTATGCATTATTAGCGTACCgcatgaaaatataataatgttcctagatttcaaatatacatttttgaCGCACTAAACACATATTACTAAGACTGATTTTGAGTCAAGCTCCAGATTTGtgtctatttttatttcagaGTTGCATCTTCGTAAACCATACAGAGATGTATTTATTTCCATAGCATACTGAAGCAGAAGCATAAAACCAACAAGTTGACAAAAGTGAAGTTACCGGTGATAACTTAAAATCAGCACTACATAAGTGATGTTAACATAgatcaaacattacatttcattatcCTAGTAGACGTTGCAACATCTTCATAATATTTTCAACCGATCTCAAAATTGTTGCATCCACCTCGATTGGAACGTTTATTTCTAAACGAAAAAAGTATTCCACACATCCCTTAAATCTGCACTCGTCTTCAGCTCAAAGTTGCTAAATTCAATCTTCCATTCGTTGTCAATAGACGGCGAACGATACCCAATCTTCACAATTTTTCGGTTGTCACCGTATGATAGGAGATTCTGCAGTATGTATTTCAGATTTGCAAGAGGGGTGTACTCATTGATCTTAAATTCAATTGAGGGTTTCCCATCGTTAAAGTAGACATCTGTGACATGTCAATTGATGTTCATTCTGGTGTAATATGTTTTGGTATGAAACCATGAGATAAGTGCCCCATATTTATAGTATTTGTAGACCACTATGGACCTATGAAATTCTATCTTGTACTAGAGAATGTTTCGGAAAGGCATCTTCGACACCACCCTGTTTTGTTATTCCGAAGATGTATTTGCGGAACCATTCAGAATATAGTGAAATTATATTttagacaaaaacaaaatatttaataaatgcaATTCTTTTAGCAAACTCTAAAATGTATATATTTGACATCATTAATATTAATACAAGATTACATACTATATATTGATGAAGAAAAACTAAAATGAACCGAAAGATTTATCGCCAGCTAAATTTATAACTAAGGATGGTACTCCTTTTgactttttttaattgatttttttcaatCTCGCTCAATTTGGTGAACTCTTGCATCCTATTCACAAAAATGGTCTGACCAAGTCTCGACTTTGATTGTTGAATGAGTCGTCCACTCTAGTGATGTAAGTGGTATAAGGCATCCCAGTTTGAAACAAACTTGAACAAAATGGCACAAATTTGAAATCCTCCCAACACACATAATATGATCATTTGTATTTTGAGGTGGGATAGTGTGTAGTGGAAAATGTATCTAGGAAATCGTATCTTGTAAGATCAATACACACTATATCATACACATTTgctataagatgacccatttcagAGAAGCACACCCATTTATCCTCCAATGCCGCATCCTTTTGGTTCATAGAGTCTCAATCTATACACAAATCACCCTTACTATTTCCCAACCAATTCTTCAGTGTAATATGGGCATAATCAACTTGGTTTGTTGTTGTATTTCTTAGGTGTCTAACCTGACCGGTCCAAGCACAAACAATCTTCTCCTTCATCTGATCCAAAATTGTACTTTCTACATATTTCAATAAATCTGGATATTTCTCACACACCTTTCTAAAATGAATAACATTATCGACATATAACTCTTTTGTAGAAGAATTTATTCCATGCATTCATTATTTTTTCCACTATC contains:
- the LOC131601476 gene encoding probable tRNA N6-adenosine threonylcarbamoyltransferase, mitochondrial, whose product is MLLSLSTIALPSISRVKFLPKPSLFRSTILRRIQLPHKHSTRTVSCVANERHSQTPKRHGDLVVLGIETSCDDTAVAVVRSDGEILSQVVSSQADLLVKYGGVAPKMAEEAHSQVIDQVVQEALDKAYMTEKDLTAVAVTIGPGLSLCLRVGVQKARRIAGGFNLPIIGIHHMEAHALVARLIEKDLQFPFMALLISGGHNLLILARDLGQYIQLGTTIDDAIGEAYDKSAKWLGLDMSRSGGPAIEELAREGNDKSVNFSIPMKQHKDCNFSYAGLKTQVRLAIESKKIDAKIPISSASYEDRMSRADIAASFQRIAVLHLEERCERAIQWALKMEPSIRHLVISGGVASNQYVRARLDTVVKKNGLQLVCPPPRLCTDNGVMIAWTGIEHFRVGRYDPPPPAEDPEDFFYDVRPRWPLGEEYAEGRSESRFLRSARIHPSLTSLIKASLEQ